In Scleropages formosus chromosome 10, fSclFor1.1, whole genome shotgun sequence, a single genomic region encodes these proteins:
- the slc25a15a gene encoding solute carrier family 25 member 15a — protein MATHPALQAAIDLSAGAAGGAACVFSGQPFDTAKVKMQTFPTMYRGFLDCFVSTYRQEGLRGLYRGTSPALLANVAENSVLFMSYGFCQHAVRFVSRQSGESELSDLQKACAGSMASVFSSLVLCPTELVKCRLQAMREMEASGRIASGHKTVWSVVRTVMRTSGPLGFYEGLTTTIVREVPGYFCFFGAYELCRSVFAGYLGAAKDDIGVVPLMFSGGFAGACLWLVVYPIDCVKSRIQVHSLAGRQQGFLRTFVGVVHTEGVAALYSGLTPTMIRTFPANGALFLAYELSRKMMMEHLVS, from the exons atggcgacgcATCCTGCGCTCCAGGCCGCCATTGACCTCTccgcaggggcagcag GGGGTGCTGCCTGTGTGTTCAGCGGGCAGCCCTTCGACACAGCCAAGGTGAAGATGCAGACCTTTCCCACCATGTACCGGGGCTTCCTGGACTGCTTTGTCTCCACGTACCGGCAGGAGGGCCTCCGAGGGCTGTACCGGGGCACCTCGCCGGCCCTGCTGGCCAACGTCGCCGAAAACTCCGTGCTCTTCATGAGCTACGGGTTCTGCCAGCATGCGGTGCGCTTTGTGTCCAGGCAGAGTGGCGAGTCTGAACTCAG CGATCTGCAGAAAGCGTGTGCCGGCTCCATGGCGTCCGTTTTCTCCTCGTTGGTGCTCTGTCCCACGGAGCTGGTCAAGTGCCGACTGCAGGCCATGCGTGAGATGGAGGCGTCGGGCCGAATCGCCAGCGGGCACAA AACCGTGTGGTCGGTTGTCAGAACCGTGATGAGGACTAGCGGTCCTCTGGGGTTCTACGAGGGCTTGACCACGACCATCGTGAGAGAGGTTCCTGGGTACTTCTGCTTCTTTGGGGCCTATGAACTCTGCCGCTCCGTATTCGCAGGTTACCTGGGCGCAGCCAAGGACGACATCG GGGTGGTCCCGCTCATGTTCAGCGGGGGCTTTGCGGGCGCCTGCCTCTGGCTGGTCGTGTACCCCATAGACTGCGTCAAGTCGCGCATCCAGGTGCACTCGCTGGCAGGGCGGCAGCAAGGCTTCCTGAGGACCTTCGTGGGGGTGGTTCACACAGAAG GAGTGGCAGCGCTCTATTCCGGCCTCACCCCAACCATGATCCGCACCTTCCCCGCCAACGGGGCCCTCTTCCTGGCCTACGAGCTCAGTCGCAAGATGATGATGGAACACCTAGTCAGTTGA